The following coding sequences lie in one Crassostrea angulata isolate pt1a10 chromosome 10, ASM2561291v2, whole genome shotgun sequence genomic window:
- the LOC128168290 gene encoding uncharacterized protein LOC128168290: MSQPSIFLSHGGGPSYYISVEDTTSRFSALKGLDKDSKAAQFLRNLTKSQQIQRPDCLLVLSAHWEESVCTVNSGSHHTLLYDYGGFPPETYKIKWPVRGAPDIARRVKKYLEDAGISCSEESKRGLDHGVFVPLKLVYPEADIPVVQVSLLKSMRMEDHLKIAEALSPLRQNNVLIIGSGFATHSIGQSSIPAQWAKDFKVWLNDVLTNKSYSPAERKARLLDFKSLPDFTKAHPTMDHFLPLAMTCAAAEYGPGKLIYSEFVRSLLNEHYMF; the protein is encoded by the exons ATGTCACAGCCATCAATATTTCTCTCACACGGAGGAGGACCATCTTATTATATTTCAGTGGAAGACACGACTTCGAGATTTTCTGCTTTGAAAGGTCTGGACAAAGATTCGAAAGCAGCACAATTCTTAAGAAATTTGACAAAAAGCCAGCAAATCCAACGCCCGGATTGTTTATTAGTACTAAGTGCTCACTGGGAAGAGAGTGTTTGTACCGTCAACTCTGGCAGTCATCATACTCTCCTATATGACTATGGGGGATTCCCTCCAGAAACCTACAAGATAAAGTGGCCGGTACGTGGAGCTCCAGACATTGCACGGAGAGTAAAAAAATACCTGGAAGATGCTGGAATTTCGTGTTCCGAGGAATCTAAAAGGGGACTCGATCATGGAGTTTTTGTTCCACTGAAATTGGTGTATCCTGAAGCAGACATTCCAG TTGTGCaggtttctttgttaaaaaGTATGAGAATGGAAGACCATTTAAAGATAGCAGAGGCACTTTCACCTTTAAGACAAAACAATGTTCTAATCATAGGAAGTGGTTTTGCTACACACTCCATTGGACAAAGTAGCATACCAGCACAGTGGGCAAAGGATTTCAAAGTGTGGCTAAATGATGTTTTAACCAACAAAAGTTATTCCCCTGCAGAAAGGAAGGCAAGGTTGCTGGACTTCAAGTCTCTCCCAGACTTTACAAAGGCACATCCTACCATGGACCACTTCCTTCCTCTCGCCATGACTTGTGCAGCAGCTGAGTATGGTCCAGGGAAACTTATCTACTCAGAATTTGTCAGATCCTTACTCAATGAACATTACATGTTCTGA
- the LOC128168286 gene encoding nuclear factor NF-kappa-B p105 subunit-like, producing MEHDDSSDSVDISMMKNGIAPDYPPPHSDGPYIDIVEQPQARGFRFRYECEGPSHGGLQGEKSEKYRKTFPSIKIRNYNGAARIVVTLVTNEAIPKPHAHKLVGKNCNDGSCVVELKPNQNVITFPNLCIQHVTRRKASEVIEYRILDSMKLDKQVKLGNLNVQTDLSDDEKSQASKQSKQLAKDMQLNVVRLCFQAYLRDDSGKIFHLLPPILSTAIYDSKAPGANALKICRMDKYGGCCTGNEEVFLLCEKVQKDDIQVRFVEQDDDGKTIWEAFGNFGPFDVHRQYAIVFKTPAYRNPNIDRPVSVIIMLQRKSDTETSEPKSFTYFPQSFDKDEIAKKRKKTLPSYPGSNGFGGGGGGGEDGRPSINNFHNGGLSFGPPQGNIPVMVNDSEQSLSNDSLHNPSPPPKISNATKRRINKAKRQGIKPSEVEVDGNRVQGLPTFISEPSSLQVAGPPEIHVTSAANFQPNHNINLHQFNHVNPQNFASHIYVPRGGGGLTTARDAMNDSTSSSSGMDEVDATVCDKNFRTQRDNGSFVLRKDLMMPQDTSPDSGRETPNDIESDGQPLVTVQSIMEACVTETADVTEKTAELKLEAICSSEEQVLAQSVDTASVDSGESIESAVSERCDQSVQTDKDEVVRTTERTVQALQTYATTGDIRQLLLVQRYLTSVPDQNGDIPLHTAIINGNTEVVNNLLDVMQTMPNLWLKINAYNNLLQTPLHLAVLTGQEEVIDRLLCAGANTKLPDRNGNNPAHLAVLMGNTSCLARLLKYQRPFSTPKNPFPELNMKNFDGFAPAHIAAQKGNLQAIKLLVRCKADINMADGKSGKTPLHYAAEENDLSVSSYLILEAGAFVDAICFNGNTALHIACGRQNSGMVALLMAAGANPEIENSEALKNELSSEDEEEEVEKVLPGHKPRHYAAGNSRILKILNGEPYGGDSIGGMKSLTGRSDFYLEANSLLASEDFQGPPTLRSSLSSVTCPPTISAVLSSSDDGDIEKISYPVRVQLSKLLDPLQAGSDWVALAERLGLRQSVEGHQGGFSPTRLLLTFYESCGGTVSKLLEALVAMERYDAVELINSALSIRTDDCKREAIGRDIAGGRPEGHLQVTH from the exons ATGGAGCATGACGATTCTTCGGATTCTGTTGATATTTCAATGATGAAGAATGGGATAGCGCCCGACTACCCTCCTCCACACTCTGATG GTCCCTATATAGACATAGTTGAGCAGCCTCAGGCGCGGGGATTCCGTTTTCGATACGAGTGTGAGGGGCCCTCCCATGGGGGCCTCCAGGGAGAGAAGAGCGAGAAGTATAGGAAAACTTTTCCTTCCATCAAA ATTAGGAATTACAATGGAGCTGCTCGTATTGTGGTTACTCTGGTAACCAATGAAGCTATTCCAAAACCTCATGCCCACAAGTTGGTGGGGAAAAATTGTAATGATGGCTCCTGTGTGGTTGAACTGAAGCCAAACCAAAACGTAATAAC GTTTCCAAACCTGTGTATTCAGCATGTGACCCGAAGGAAAGCCAGTGAGGTCATTGAGTACCGGATTCTGGATTCCATGAAACTGGATAAACAGGTCAAACTCGGGAATCTCAATGTTCAGACTGACCTATCGG ATGATGAAAAATCCCAAGCCAGCAAGCAGTCTAAGCAGTTAGCCAAGGACATGCAGCTGAATGTGGTCAGGCTATGTTTCCAGGCCTACCTCAGGGACGACAGTGGAAAGATCTTCCACCTCCTGCCTCCTATTCTGTCTACAGCAATCTATGACAGCA AGGCACCAGGAGCCAATGCTTTAAAGATCTGTCGCATGGACAAATATGGGGGCTGTTGCACAGGGAACGAAGAGGTCTTCTTGTTATGTgaaaaagtgcaaaaag ACGACATACAAGTTCGATTTGTGGAGCAGGATGATGATGGTAAAACAATATGGGAAGCCTTTGGAAACTTTGGTCCATTTGATGTACATAGACAA TATGCCATTGTGTTTAAGACTCCAGCGTACAGGAACCCAAACATTGACCGGCCCGTGTCTGTCATTATAATGTTGCAGAGAAAGTCAGATACGGAGACAAGTGAACCAAAGTCCTTCACTTACTTCCCACAATCCTTTG ACAAGGATGAAATTGCCAAAAAGAGGAAGAAGACACTTCCGAGCTACCCTGGCAGCAATGGATTTGGGGGCGGGGGCGGTGGGGGAGAGGACGGGCGACCCTCTATAAACAACTTCCACAATGGAG GCTTATCATTTGGACCACCCCAAGGAAACATACCTGTAATGGTTAATGATTCAG AGCAATCTTTGTCAAATGACAGTCTCCACAATCCTTCACCGCCACCAAAGATTTCCAACGCTACAAAGAGACGGATAAACAAAGCAAAGCGCCAGGGTATAAAACCCTCGGAAGTAGAAGTCGACGGGAACAGAGTCCAGGGCTTGCCTACCTTCATCAGTGAGCCCTCGTCACTCCAAGTCGCCGGACCTCCAGAGATTCATGTGACCTCTGCAGCAAACTTCCAGCCCAACCACAACATCAACCTGCACCAGTTTAATCACGTCAACCCTCAGAATTTTGCATCACATATATACGTCCCTCGGGGCGGGGGAGGCCTGACCACTGCCAGAGATGCCATGAACGACTCGACATCATCTTCCTCAGGAATGGATGAAGTGGATGCCACTGTCTGTGACAAGAACTTTCGAACACAGAGAGACAATGGGTCATTTGTTCTTCGCAAGGATCTCATGATGCCCCAGGACACCAGTCCTGACTCAGGAAGGGAGACACCCAATGACATTGAGAGTGATGGACAGCCTCTAGTGACCGTACAGAGTATTATGGAGGCCTGTGTGACGGAAACTGCAGATGTTACTGAAAAAACAGCAGAATTAAAGCTGGAAGCCATCTGCAGCAGTGAGGAACAGGTTCTTGCCCAAAGTGTGGACACTGCATCTGTTGACTCTGGAGAAAGCATTGAGTCAGCGGTGTCGGAGAGATGTGACCAAAGTG TCCAGACAGACAAGGATGAGGTGGTGCGGACAACCGAGAGGACGGTGCAGGCCTTGCAGACATACGCCACGACGGGAGACATCCGACAGCTCCTCCTTGTACAACGCTACCTTACCTCAGTGCCAGACCAGAATGGCGACAT acCTCTGCATACAGCTATCATTAATGGTAATACGGAGGTTGTAAACAATTTGCTGGATGTGATGCAAACCATGCCAAACCTCTGGCTCAAAATCAATGCCTACAACAACTTATTACAG ACTCCGCTACATCTAGCGGTACTCACAGGTCAGGAGGAAGTCATTGATCGCTTGCTGTGTGCGGGGGCCAACACTAAACTCCCAGACAGAAATGGTAACAACCCTGCTCACTTAGCTGTACTGATGGGGAACACCAGCTGTCTGGCCAGACTGCTGAAGTACCAGCGGCCATTCTCCACCCCCAAAAATCCATTCCCAGAGCTGAACATGAAAAACTTTGATG gcTTTGCACCAGCCCATATTGCTGCACAGAAGGGAAACCTCCAAGCAATCAAGCTACTGGTGCGGTGTAAGGCTGACATCAACATGGCAGATGGTAAAAGTGGTAAAACCCCTCTCCATTACGCAGCAGAAGAAAATGACTTGTCTGTCAGTAGTTATCTCATTCTGGAG GCAGGAGCTTTTGTGGATGCCATATGCTTTAATGGAAACACAGCTTTACACATTGCCTGTGGTCGACAGAACAGTGGAATGGTAGCTCTATTAATGGCTGCTGGAGCGAACCCAGAGATCGAGAACTCAGAGGCTCTGAAGAATGAGCTGTCCAGTGAAGACGAGGAAGAGGAGGTAGAAAAGGTCCTCCCAGGACACAAGCCTCGTCACTATGCAGCAGGGAACTCAAGG ATATTAAAGATTCTGAATGGGGAGCCCTATGGAGGCGATTCTATCGGGGGAATGAAGAGTCTGACAGGAAGGAGCGATTTTTACCTGGAGGCCAACAGTCTGCTGGCCTCTGAGGATTTCCAGGGTCCCCCAACATTGAGGTCCTCACTGTCCTCCGTCACATGTCCCCCCACGATCAGTGCTGTCCTGTCCAGCAGTGATG ATGGAGACATTGAGAAGATCAGTTACCCTGTGCGTGTGCAGTTGTCGAAGCTTTTGGACCCCCTTCAGGCGGGCTCTGACTGGGTAGCCCTAGCGGAGAGATTGGGACTGAGACAGTCCGTGGAAGGTCACCAGGGGGGCTTCAGTCCCACCAGGCTCCTTCTCACCTTCTACGAG TCATGTGGAGGCACCGTATCTAAGTTGTTGGAAGCACTGGTTGCCATGGAGAGATATGATGCTGTTGAGTTAATCAACTCAGCCCTCAGCATACGAACAG ATGACTGTAAAAGAGAAGCCATTGGGAGAGACATTGCTGGAGGTAGACCTGAGGGTCACTTGCAGGTCACTCATTAG
- the LOC128168289 gene encoding dynactin subunit 4-like encodes MSTFVDVNIVKYLCSCGKRHPICRLYLCRHCLKLRCGDCVQHEVDTPYCPNCLENMPSAEAKLKKNRCSNCFDCPSCGHTLTTRATSTSVPDPEDPNKTTPKKMYYMVCGFCRWTTRDVGIQDKPVASGGWEDLENKDTKQIFSLLETYEKIAQKEKAEKERKKYVRRRSYLSYAAGMDKYGMVSVAAKRKQGNLANLSIKENEEVSFSMVKPSETVKTFDPLPESIFTEPIQLDKMSTISQRHASADFQPGESSALYPLHKHLLIRRSLRCKECEHNLSKPEFNPISIKFKIQLIALHHIPEIKIFSLPELILKKECKVVLTLTNPSAYNCSISFLQPDPKEDNFSNAKVELPKHPIVVAQRDDAALYDDGSQGHEAFKDDPSVIAYRKSNKVGFFMKVKPQNPDEDVKLSFLLKHEYRNTAIALPSENQEPQIASLQHQVFINLGPPKKK; translated from the exons atgtctacatTTGTAGACGTGAATATTGTTAAATATCTCTGTTCTTGTGGGAAAAGACATCCGATATGTCGTCTCTACCTTTGTCGGCATTGTTTAAAACTTAGATGCGGAGACTGTGTGCAGCATGAG GTTGACACCCCTTACTGTCCAAACTGCTTGGAAAATATGCCATCTGCTGAGGCTAAGCTGAAGAAAAACAG ATGCAGCAATTGCTTTGACTGTCCCAGTTGTGGCCACACCCTGACAACTCGTGCCACTAGCACCAGTGTTCCTGACCCAGAGGACCCCAACAAGACCACGCCCAAGAAGATGTACTACATGGTGTGTGGGTTCTGTCGGTGGACAACCAGAGACGTCGGAATCCAGGACAAACCAGTAG CCAGTGGAGGATGGGAAGACTTGGAGAACAAGGACACAAAGCAG attttttccTTGCTTGAAACCTATGAAAAAATTGCACAAAAGGAAAAGGCAGAGAAAGAGAGGAAAAAATATGTCAGAAGAAGGAGCTACCTAAGTTATGCT GCTGGTATGGATAAATATGGAATGGTCTCTGTCGCTGCCAAGAGAAAGCAAGGCAATCTAGCAAATCTCAG cATTAAGGAAAATGAGGAAGTAAGCTTTTCTATGGTTAAGCCATCAGAAACTGTCAAAACATTTGATCCCCTCCCAGAAAGCATATTTACCGAGCCAATCCAGCTAGATAAGA tGAGCACCATTAGCCAGAGACACGCCTCTGCCGACTTTCAGCCCGGTGAGAGCAGTGCCCTCTATCCTTTACACAAGCACCTGCTTATCAGAAGATCCCTAAGGTGCAAG gaATGTGAGCACAATCTGAGCAAACCAGAGTTCAACCCAATCTCTATCAAGTTCAAGATTCAACTTATTGCCTT GCACCACATTCCTgaaataaagattttctcaCTACCAGAGCTGATTTTAAAGAag GAGTGTAAGGTAGTCCTGACACTGACCAACCCCAGTGCTTACAACTGTAGTATCTCCTTCCTACAGCCGGACCCCAAGGAAGACAACTTCAGCAATGCTAAG GTGGAGTTACCAAAGCATCCCATTGTTGTCGCCCAGAGAGATGACGCTGCTTTGTATGATGATGGAAGTCAAGGTCACGAAGCCTTTAAGGATGACCCAAG TGTCATAGCTTACAGAAAGTCCAACAAAGTGGGATTTTTTATGAAGGTTAAGCCTCAAAATCCAGATGAAGATGTCAAG TTGTCCTTCTTGTTGAAGCATGAGTACAGGAACACAGCCATAGCTCTCCCCAGTGAAAACCAAGAGCCACAGATCGCCTCACTCCAGCACCAGGTCTTCATCAACCTCGGGCCACCCAAAAAGAAGTGA